One region of Limnospira fusiformis SAG 85.79 genomic DNA includes:
- a CDS encoding histone deacetylase family protein: protein MLTVIYSDEFLEHKTGLFHPERPERLKAIVQGLRATPWRDQLTWLSPTPLKERHSLIMQVLKAVHTDSHIDRIKNIASAGGGHLDGDTPISEESYQVALLAISAWLDGVDRTLTTARPSFILARPPGHHAEAGRGMGFCLFSNAAIAAHYAIQQPGVNRVAILDWDVHHGNGTQSLVENHPQMAYCSLHQSPCYPGTGYPQEKGQYNNVLNIPMSPGSTMALYQPAFENQVIPFLQSFQPDLLIISAGYDANQADPLASISLQPQDFGIFTDYCCQITTKIVLGLEGGYDLKSLADSVVATIESCLNH, encoded by the coding sequence ATGTTAACTGTTATCTACTCTGACGAATTTCTGGAACACAAAACGGGTTTATTTCATCCAGAACGACCCGAACGCCTCAAAGCGATCGTCCAAGGTTTGCGGGCCACCCCCTGGCGTGACCAACTGACTTGGTTATCACCCACTCCGCTAAAAGAACGCCACAGTCTGATTATGCAAGTCCTCAAGGCTGTTCACACCGACTCCCATATTGACAGGATTAAAAATATTGCCAGTGCTGGCGGCGGCCATCTTGACGGCGATACTCCCATTTCTGAGGAGAGTTACCAGGTGGCGCTATTGGCGATCAGTGCTTGGTTAGATGGTGTCGATCGCACTTTGACTACCGCCAGACCTAGTTTTATTTTAGCCCGTCCCCCCGGACATCATGCCGAAGCGGGTCGGGGGATGGGTTTCTGTTTGTTTTCTAATGCGGCGATCGCTGCTCATTATGCCATTCAACAGCCAGGAGTCAATCGAGTTGCTATTCTTGATTGGGACGTTCACCACGGTAACGGAACCCAAAGCCTGGTCGAAAATCACCCCCAAATGGCTTACTGTTCCCTTCATCAGTCCCCCTGTTATCCCGGAACTGGCTACCCCCAAGAAAAAGGTCAATATAATAATGTTTTAAATATCCCCATGTCTCCAGGTAGTACCATGGCATTATACCAGCCAGCTTTTGAAAATCAAGTGATCCCTTTTTTACAAAGTTTTCAGCCAGATTTATTAATTATCAGTGCTGGATATGATGCCAATCAAGCTGACCCCTTAGCCAGTATTTCCTTACAACCGCAAGATTTTGGGATATTTACAGATTATTGCTGCCAAATAACTACAAAAATTGTGTTAGGATTAGAAGGGGGATATGATTTGAAAAGTTTGGCGGATTCGGTAGTGGCAACTATAGAGTCCTGTTTAAATCATTAA
- the uvrB gene encoding excinuclease ABC subunit UvrB, which yields MVKFELKAPFQPTGDQPLAIAQLIQSIKSGHPKTTLLGATGTGKTFTIAATIAELGRPTLVLAHNKTLAAQLCNELREFFPNNAVEYFISYYDYYQPEAYIPVSDTYIEKTASINDEIDMLRHSATRSLFERRDVIVVASISCIYGLGIPTEYLNAAIPLRVGEDLDQRQLLRDLASIQYTRNDTEITRGRFRVRGDVLEIGPAYEDRIIRVEFFGDEIDAIRYIDPVTGEVLQSLDTLNIYPARHFVTPGDRLDAACDAIAAELKQQLAELEKAGKLLEAQRLDQRARYDLEMLREVGYCNGVENYSRHLAGRLPGSPPECLVDYFPDDWLLVVDESHVTVPQIRAMYNGDQARKKVLIEHGFRLPSAADNRPLKSEEFWQKVKQCILVSATPGDWEIAQSQGQVVEQVIRPTGVVDPEIFVRPTTGQVDDLIAEIQERIPRNERVLVTTLTKRMAEDLTEYLQERGIRVRYLHSEIQSIQRIEILQSLQEGEFDVLIGVNLLREGLDLPQVSLVAIFDADKEGFLRTERSLIQTIGRAARHVRGQAILYADNMTDSMRAAIAETNRRRTIQLEYNQKYGITPKSIHKTSSNAILAFLDVSRRLNYQQIDLPCPQVDDLPLEEIPTLIQQLEVRMKQAAQQLEFEEAAQFRDRIRILRDKLVGR from the coding sequence ATGGTCAAATTTGAGTTAAAAGCACCCTTTCAACCTACAGGAGATCAACCATTAGCGATCGCCCAATTAATTCAAAGCATCAAATCCGGTCATCCTAAAACCACCCTCTTAGGCGCAACTGGAACCGGAAAAACCTTTACCATTGCCGCCACCATCGCCGAATTAGGTCGCCCCACCCTAGTCCTCGCCCACAACAAAACCCTCGCCGCCCAACTCTGCAATGAACTGCGGGAATTTTTCCCTAACAATGCCGTTGAATACTTTATCAGCTATTACGACTATTATCAACCGGAAGCCTATATTCCTGTCTCCGATACTTATATAGAAAAAACCGCCTCAATTAACGATGAAATTGATATGCTGAGACACTCAGCTACTCGGTCTTTATTTGAAAGGCGAGATGTAATTGTTGTAGCTTCCATTAGCTGTATTTACGGGTTAGGAATACCCACCGAATACCTGAACGCAGCCATTCCCCTACGGGTGGGAGAAGACCTAGACCAACGCCAACTTTTGCGAGACCTAGCCTCTATTCAATATACCCGCAATGACACGGAAATCACTCGCGGACGCTTCCGAGTTCGCGGAGATGTCTTAGAAATTGGACCCGCCTATGAAGACCGTATAATTAGGGTAGAATTTTTCGGGGATGAAATTGATGCAATTCGTTATATTGACCCCGTAACCGGAGAAGTCTTACAGAGTTTAGACACATTAAATATATACCCCGCCCGCCACTTTGTGACACCGGGAGATAGGTTAGATGCTGCTTGTGATGCTATTGCTGCTGAACTTAAACAACAGTTAGCCGAATTAGAAAAAGCTGGTAAACTTTTAGAAGCCCAACGCCTAGATCAACGCGCTCGCTATGACTTGGAAATGCTGCGAGAAGTCGGATATTGTAATGGTGTGGAAAACTACTCTCGTCACCTCGCTGGAAGGCTTCCCGGTTCTCCTCCTGAGTGTTTGGTGGACTATTTCCCGGATGATTGGTTATTGGTGGTCGATGAGTCTCATGTGACGGTTCCTCAAATTCGGGCTATGTACAATGGCGACCAAGCCAGAAAAAAGGTGCTAATTGAACATGGTTTTCGTCTTCCTAGTGCGGCGGATAATCGACCCTTGAAATCTGAGGAATTTTGGCAAAAAGTTAAACAGTGTATTTTGGTCTCGGCGACACCAGGAGATTGGGAAATTGCACAATCTCAAGGTCAGGTGGTTGAACAAGTTATTCGACCAACGGGGGTAGTTGACCCGGAAATATTTGTCCGCCCAACCACAGGACAGGTTGATGATTTAATCGCTGAAATTCAAGAGAGAATCCCCAGGAATGAACGGGTTTTGGTTACGACTTTAACTAAGCGTATGGCGGAGGATTTAACTGAGTATTTGCAAGAGAGGGGTATTCGGGTCAGATATCTACATTCGGAAATACAGTCGATTCAGCGCATTGAGATTCTTCAGTCTTTACAAGAAGGCGAATTTGATGTGTTAATTGGGGTGAATTTATTGCGGGAAGGTTTGGATTTACCACAGGTGTCTCTGGTGGCTATTTTTGATGCGGATAAGGAAGGTTTTTTGCGGACGGAAAGGTCCCTTATTCAAACTATTGGGAGGGCGGCGCGCCACGTTCGCGGTCAGGCTATCTTGTATGCTGATAATATGACTGACAGCATGAGGGCGGCGATCGCCGAAACTAACCGACGGCGAACAATTCAGTTGGAGTATAATCAAAAATATGGCATTACCCCTAAATCTATTCACAAAACTTCCAGTAATGCCATTTTGGCGTTTTTGGATGTCTCCAGACGCTTAAATTATCAACAAATTGATCTGCCTTGTCCACAGGTGGATGATTTACCCTTGGAAGAAATACCAACTTTAATTCAACAGTTGGAGGTTCGCATGAAGCAGGCGGCGCAACAGTTGGAGTTTGAGGAGGCGGCTCAATTTCGCGATCGCATTCGCATTTTACGCGATAAATTAGTTGGTCGTTAA
- a CDS encoding MATE family efflux transporter, which produces MLKAAGPMKGTLTQGSVTSTLINLTLPMIWGVFAIIAFSLADTYFVAKLGTRQLAAMSFTFPVVTLLGSVSMGLGIGAASVIARAIGEGERDRVRRLTTNSLSLSLLMVSVLVVLGISTINPVFQALGASPDILPFIREYMTIWYGGVIFLVVPMVGTSAIRAAGNTFVPSVIMTVAAVVNIILDPIFIFGFATIPAMGLRGAAIATVIGRATTLIASVLFLHFREKMLLWKLPTPKDLLSDWRQILHVGIPATGTNMITPISTAVVTGLVATEGAEAVAGFGIATRVEAFALIVIMALSASIGPFVGQNWGAQLYHRVHTAIRQSFLFCIFWGVLLTLILAASSEQIATAFDQNPNVVAIAASYLTLVPVSYGTMGLMFIASSTFNALGKPLPSLMMTITRMLLLYVPLAYLGSLWWGVKGIFVAACIANLLVGIGAYFWTCKTWQLRSADPVVLE; this is translated from the coding sequence ATGCTCAAAGCCGCTGGCCCTATGAAAGGAACATTAACCCAAGGATCTGTTACATCTACCCTGATTAACCTCACTCTACCAATGATTTGGGGAGTGTTTGCCATTATTGCCTTTAGCCTAGCAGATACCTACTTCGTCGCTAAGTTGGGAACCCGACAACTAGCCGCGATGAGTTTTACCTTTCCAGTAGTCACCCTATTAGGAAGCGTATCTATGGGACTGGGGATAGGCGCTGCTTCTGTCATTGCTAGGGCTATTGGGGAGGGAGAACGCGATCGCGTCCGCCGCCTCACCACTAACTCTCTCAGTCTGTCTCTGCTTATGGTTAGTGTCTTAGTCGTCCTCGGTATCAGCACCATTAATCCCGTGTTTCAAGCCTTGGGAGCCAGTCCTGATATCTTGCCATTTATCCGCGAGTATATGACCATTTGGTATGGGGGTGTCATTTTTCTGGTGGTTCCTATGGTCGGGACTAGCGCCATTCGCGCGGCGGGTAATACCTTCGTTCCTAGTGTGATTATGACTGTCGCTGCTGTCGTTAATATTATCCTTGACCCGATATTTATCTTTGGCTTTGCTACTATACCAGCCATGGGACTGCGGGGAGCCGCGATCGCTACTGTTATCGGTCGTGCTACCACTTTAATCGCTTCCGTCTTATTCCTGCATTTCCGCGAAAAAATGCTCCTCTGGAAACTTCCCACCCCCAAAGACCTATTGTCCGACTGGCGACAAATTCTCCATGTTGGTATTCCCGCTACCGGAACCAATATGATTACCCCTATTTCTACCGCCGTCGTTACAGGTTTGGTCGCTACAGAGGGTGCCGAAGCCGTCGCTGGTTTTGGTATTGCTACCCGAGTCGAGGCTTTCGCTTTAATTGTGATTATGGCACTCTCTGCTAGTATTGGTCCTTTTGTTGGTCAAAATTGGGGCGCTCAACTTTATCATCGCGTACACACTGCTATCCGACAGTCTTTCCTGTTTTGTATATTTTGGGGAGTCCTATTAACTCTTATTTTGGCTGCTAGTTCTGAACAAATCGCTACCGCTTTTGATCAAAATCCCAATGTAGTCGCGATCGCTGCTAGTTACCTCACCCTCGTTCCCGTTAGTTATGGAACTATGGGTCTCATGTTCATCGCTAGTTCTACTTTTAATGCTTTGGGTAAGCCTTTACCATCTTTGATGATGACTATTACCCGGATGTTATTACTTTATGTTCCTTTGGCTTATTTGGGTAGTCTCTGGTGGGGAGTTAAAGGCATTTTTGTCGCCGCTTGTATTGCTAATTTACTTGTCGGTATTGGCGCTTATTTTTGGACTTGCAAAACTTGGCAATTGCGATCGGCTGATCCAGTTGTCCTAGAATAG
- a CDS encoding phycobilisome rod-core linker polypeptide yields MVPLPLLSYTTTSFNTRVAGYEVPGDEQPQIYTAENMPSGSEWDALIWAAYRQIFSEHQMLKSNRQTFLESQLKFGQITVRDFIGGLATSAPFLERNYQTNSNYRFAEMCVQRILGRDVYNEREKIAWSIVIANKGPKGFIEELLNSDEYLDNFGYDTVPYQRRRILPQRNMGETPFNLKTPRYNEYHRTQLGFPQVIWQTSVRRFVPQEKQPKAGDPANFLAMAKQVSRPANTVTRVALGSINFDTMVPYRQR; encoded by the coding sequence ATGGTGCCCCTTCCATTATTAAGCTACACTACAACGAGTTTCAATACTCGTGTTGCTGGATATGAAGTTCCAGGTGATGAGCAGCCCCAAATTTATACGGCTGAAAATATGCCTTCGGGTTCTGAGTGGGACGCTCTGATCTGGGCGGCTTATCGGCAAATCTTTAGTGAGCATCAAATGCTGAAAAGCAATCGCCAAACCTTCCTTGAGTCCCAACTCAAGTTTGGTCAGATCACCGTCCGTGACTTCATTGGTGGGTTAGCGACTTCGGCTCCTTTCTTGGAGAGAAACTACCAAACCAACAGCAACTACCGCTTTGCGGAAATGTGCGTTCAGCGAATTCTCGGCCGGGATGTTTACAACGAACGGGAAAAAATCGCTTGGTCAATTGTGATTGCTAACAAAGGACCCAAGGGCTTCATTGAGGAATTACTCAATAGCGACGAGTACCTGGATAACTTCGGATATGATACAGTTCCTTATCAACGTCGTCGGATTCTGCCTCAGCGCAATATGGGCGAAACACCCTTTAACCTGAAGACTCCCCGGTACAATGAATACCACCGGACCCAGTTGGGATTCCCCCAAGTTATCTGGCAAACTTCTGTACGTCGCTTTGTACCCCAAGAGAAGCAACCCAAAGCTGGCGATCCCGCCAACTTCCTGGCTATGGCAAAACAGGTTTCTCGTCCTGCCAACACAGTAACTCGCGTTGCCCTTGGTAGCATCAATTTTGACACCATGGTTCCTTACCGTCAGCGCTAA
- a CDS encoding Uma2 family endonuclease has protein sequence MALRIVDLEITWEKLPDDFILPDDPVDNINQPALAVALTDSLAVAGKLSPLSITPTNYGICATLNGKIVVKAPDWAFIPEIRVERSQVERSYTPELQGARPIIVMEFLSDTDGGEYSIKPTYPPGKWFFYERVLEVPYYAIFDPKTGKLELYRLDEQGFYQIQEPLDDGRYAIAPMELFLGVWEGTRENRNGYWLRWWNEAGELLLWGIELVAQERQRVEAESQRAEVESQRVEAERQRADAERQRAERFMEQLRQAGIEPLDN, from the coding sequence ATGGCTCTCCGGATTGTTGACTTGGAGATTACTTGGGAAAAACTTCCCGATGATTTTATTCTACCGGACGATCCTGTGGACAATATTAATCAACCGGCTTTAGCTGTAGCCCTGACTGATAGTCTAGCTGTGGCTGGTAAACTGAGCCCATTGAGTATCACGCCCACCAATTATGGGATCTGTGCCACCCTCAACGGTAAAATTGTGGTGAAAGCCCCAGACTGGGCGTTTATTCCAGAAATTCGGGTTGAGCGATCGCAGGTTGAACGCAGCTATACTCCTGAGTTGCAGGGTGCGCGTCCGATTATAGTTATGGAATTTCTCTCTGATACTGACGGAGGGGAATATTCGATTAAGCCTACCTATCCCCCAGGAAAATGGTTCTTTTATGAACGGGTGTTAGAGGTCCCTTACTATGCTATTTTTGACCCCAAAACTGGTAAGTTAGAACTTTATCGCCTTGATGAACAGGGATTCTATCAAATACAAGAACCACTAGATGATGGACGATATGCGATCGCTCCCATGGAACTGTTTTTAGGGGTTTGGGAAGGAACCCGCGAAAACCGTAACGGTTACTGGTTGCGCTGGTGGAATGAAGCCGGAGAGTTGCTGCTTTGGGGTATTGAATTGGTCGCCCAAGAACGCCAACGGGTGGAAGCTGAAAGCCAACGGGCTGAAGTTGAAAGCCAACGGGTGGAAGCTGAACGACAACGGGCTGATGCTGAACGACAACGGGCTGAACGTTTCATGGAACAACTGCGCCAGGCTGGTATTGAGCCTTTAGACAATTAG
- the cutA gene encoding divalent-cation tolerance protein CutA, with amino-acid sequence MVAQYGIVLVTASSRTEAEAIAHTLVEGKLAACVGLMPIHSVYTWKGEICSSDEWQLIIKTDLNQFDALAAKVAEVHSYEVPEIIALPIVAGSPSYLQWISQQLDPT; translated from the coding sequence ATGGTGGCTCAATATGGTATAGTATTAGTAACGGCAAGTTCCCGGACGGAAGCAGAGGCGATCGCCCATACTTTAGTCGAGGGAAAACTAGCCGCCTGTGTGGGTTTAATGCCCATCCATTCAGTTTACACCTGGAAAGGTGAGATCTGCTCATCCGATGAGTGGCAATTAATTATTAAAACTGACCTGAATCAGTTTGACGCTTTGGCTGCTAAGGTCGCCGAGGTTCATTCCTATGAAGTGCCGGAAATTATTGCCTTACCAATTGTCGCAGGTTCCCCCTCTTATTTACAATGGATTTCACAACAACTAGACCCCACATGA
- a CDS encoding pentapeptide repeat-containing protein: MNVSHLLRLYEQGETDFTGVDLSGVDLTGVILIGVNLSRSNLTGANLTRSFLSRVKFNGANLHRANLSFAKMNEAKLVEAELTKANLNGTFLVKAKLPGVQLSGASLAGANLRGASLPNSNLCGANLQFANLRGANLTGSDLRYTNLNGVRLSGAKLFGTRLTDVNLQNAYMNGVNLSRLDLNGVNLSNARLCGSNLTGTNLIRANLSSAKLLGSQLENADLRGANLENACLSYADLNGSKLSGANFRNADLREAKLLGVEVKEANFCEAILPLSFRLYLDLENFCCLTLSQSQV, from the coding sequence ATGAACGTCAGCCATCTTTTAAGACTTTACGAACAAGGCGAAACCGACTTTACAGGAGTCGATCTCAGTGGCGTAGACTTGACAGGGGTCATTCTCATAGGTGTTAATCTATCGAGAAGTAACCTGACGGGTGCTAACCTGACTCGCTCATTTTTAAGTCGTGTTAAGTTCAATGGTGCAAATTTACACCGTGCCAACCTGAGTTTTGCTAAAATGAACGAAGCCAAGCTGGTGGAGGCTGAGTTAACCAAAGCCAATCTCAACGGTACTTTTTTAGTCAAAGCTAAATTACCTGGTGTCCAACTCAGTGGCGCAAGTTTGGCGGGTGCTAATTTGCGTGGCGCTAGTCTCCCCAATTCTAACTTATGTGGTGCTAACCTGCAATTTGCTAATCTGCGGGGGGCTAATTTGACTGGCAGTGATTTGAGATATACTAATCTCAATGGTGTGCGACTCAGTGGCGCTAAGTTATTTGGAACCAGGCTCACTGATGTTAACTTGCAAAATGCTTATATGAATGGTGTTAATTTGAGTCGCCTAGATTTGAATGGTGTTAACTTGAGTAACGCTAGGCTTTGTGGTTCTAATTTGACCGGAACTAACTTGATTAGGGCTAATCTCAGTTCTGCTAAACTCCTAGGTTCCCAGTTAGAAAATGCCGATTTAAGAGGCGCTAATTTAGAAAATGCTTGCTTGAGTTATGCTGATCTGAATGGTTCTAAATTGTCGGGGGCTAATTTCCGAAATGCTGATTTGCGCGAGGCTAAATTACTGGGAGTCGAGGTAAAAGAGGCTAATTTCTGTGAGGCAATTTTACCGTTGTCTTTTCGCTTATATCTGGATTTAGAAAATTTCTGCTGTTTAACACTTTCTCAATCTCAAGTTTAG